Part of the Notamacropus eugenii isolate mMacEug1 chromosome 5, mMacEug1.pri_v2, whole genome shotgun sequence genome is shown below.
ATATGTGTATgctctctccctcattcaaatgtaagttccttgcGGGAGAGAGGGATATTCACTTTTTCctaatccccagtgcttagcacagtaattGGTAAAGATTTTTGTTGGTCatttcatgtctgactctttgtaatacCTTgtagattttcttggcagatactggtatatcattttcttcttcggttcattttacagatgaggaaactgaggcaaagagaattaggtgacttactcagggtcacacagccagtgtctgagactggaattgaactcgagtcttccagACCCCAGGTGtggcgttctatccactgtgtcacttagctgtccCCAAATCCAGTTATTTAATCTTGTACCCTAGTTTATATCCTGTTGTTTCCTTCATGAATAGAAATGCTCACCCACCCCCGGCTTTGGGGTCCAGCGCCAAGCTGAGGAGACCTGGTCTTGATATGTTTTGCAATGCTTAATGAATTGCTATGCTCAGGAATTCAAACATTTGCTTCACCCATTATTCCAGATTTTACCCATCACATTCCAAAGCTTAATGAGACAAAAAACCAACTCATTTTAGAGCATTAGGTACTCTCACTAGAGTATCTCAAGAATGTATTAGAAGACTGAAGCTCCAAAACATGAAGAATCTgtaggaaaatttgacttttccaGATCTCTCCTCTTAATTCCTAAGAATCTCAAAAATGTCTTGGAAGATGTTTGTTTCAAAAGTCTCCAAGTGTCCACAAGCAGTGAGTGTTCCAACTGACCCATAGAGTAGGGGAAGTAAAGAGTATTCGGAGATTAAAGAGGGCAGGGCAGAAAAATTTAGGCCTCTAAGTGATTCAGAACTCTGCCCTGACAGGTGGAATGGTTTACAGAGCAGGACCAGGAAACAGGAAATGTGGGGAGAGTAGTTGGAGTAGTAGCAGTAATGGGAGCATTTGGAGGTAAGGGGCCTGCCCCAAAGCTCCAAAAAGAGGGGTGGAGTTGCCTCTGAAGTCCTAGGTAGGTAGAAGCTCAGGACAGCTCTCTTCAACAGACTGGTACTGCTGATCATTTCACTGAAGTAAAGTGAGAGAGCTTGGATGCCCCAGTCCTTCAAGGGCCTGGGATCTAGGAGAACAGACCTTTGGGTCCCAGGGAGGTGGGTCACAGACGGTGGCCCAGATGCCTACTTCTTTGAGGTGATGGAAACTGTGAGCCTGAGGAGCTGGGGGATGCCTGCATCCTGAAGCAGGCAGGAGCTAGGTCCTAGAGGGGGTAGGAAACGATAGGGTCAAACACTCAGGGTCTGGGTGGGAAGAACAAAAGACATGAGGGTCACAAGATACTGGGAAGATTGTAGGGGTTCCAGTGGTGTCAGTGGGTCCGAATGATCCTCTCAATCCAGGAGCTGTATTTACAGATCCAAGTATAAACTGCTGGTCGATGCGCTGAACCACAGGGGTAATCACCCCAGGAGAGGATGCCCTCGAGAGTCCCATTGCAAACCAAGGGGCCTCCAGAATCACTCTAGGAGAGGACAGAACAAGTTTCATCACCTCTTAAATAATGCCCTGGAGTCCCTCCCCACTGGCATAACCATCTTGGTAAAACTGGCCCACTAgctgtcccctcccctccatcacccATCTCTGAAGTCTCTGCAGAAGGGAATAGGGTCCTCCTTGTCTgatatgtataatccctcctcAGCTCATccatagcttccttcaaaatACACTCAGGTGTtcttgttgttttcagttgtgtccaactctccatgaccccatttgagattttcttggcagagatactagagtggtttgctatttccttctccagctcatttgacagatgaggaaactgaggcaaaaagggttaagtgacttgcccagggccacccagctactaagtgtctggggcctcatttgaactcaggttttcctgtctccagatccagtgctctatccactgtagtgccacctagatgcccccatACTCAGATATATGGCTTTCTAAACCAAATCTTTCCTATAAAATGTGAATTCCTTCAGGGCTAGCACTagctcatttttgtctttatatgaaCACTTTCAGATGTACCTTAATTAATGCTTCCAGATTGACTTCCTGACCCCCAAAGTGTTGCcgctcccttccttccctctttctctgtctctgtgtctgtctccatctatctctctgtctccttccctctctctctgtccctgtttccctacctctttctctgtctctctctccctcccttaaatTACTTTGTATGCTCCCACCCACCCACTCCAATAACATATGAGTTCCTGGATCACAGTCACTgtttctgtttggtttttgtaTTTCCAACACCTGGCCCAGTGCCTGGCTTACAACAGACCCTTCATTAGTGTTGGATAAATTGAAATGCTCACCTGACAGGCGTCCTGGCCGTTGTCCAAGCCAGCACATACCATATTGTTTGTAAGCACCCCAGGGTAGGACAGCGAACACTCTTTGGGAGACAAGACAGTGACCTCCGAGCAGGACAAGCTCTTGCTGTATTTCACTAGTGGGAGAAATCAAAGCTGGAGTTCGAGGTGGCTTGGCTGCCTGCCCCTACTCCCCTTGGTGATCATACTGCCTTTGGGCTGACAGCCACCACCCCATCCTGGACCCAGGTTTCTGACCACTCCAACATGGGGCTGCTAAGCACCCTGTACCTCGGGGTTGGCTGGTAGTCCCCCAGCCTGCAGCCTGACATCGAGTCCCTGGGGCAGCACAGCTCCTGGCCAGAGGTAAGACCTGGACCCGGGGTCCCAGGATGGCTGGACGACGAAGTTTCATCAGAAGGAGGTCATGCTCATCAGTTCGCGCAGGGAGGGAAGGACCAGAACCGGCCTTGTACTTGGGGTGGGGGATCATAACAGAGCTGATCTTGAGTTGTTCTCCTCCATCAGGAAGTAGCAGATGGTAGTCACCAAGTTTGGCCCAAAGCCAACTATCCAGGCCAGAAGACAGAAGGGAAGCTCTAGGTACAACCACTTTCTGGGAAGCCCTCATGCCTTGCCTGACTCCactccattcccttccccttccctgacgTACTGAACCAGCTCAGTCagcctttcctcatccctccttccttcccacagtCCTCTGAGAAAGTAGTAGTAGGAGAGGCCCAGGTTTGTGAGTCAAGGTCTCTGGGATACCATTAACAAAATGAGAGGTCTGAACTAATGGAACTTCCTGGAGTCCCTCCtaatttgaaattctgtgattctgaagtCTATCCCGGCCTCTTCAGCTTATGactgtgacactaggcaagtcgtTGTCCTCTGCGGGGACTCAGTTTTTCTGTATGCAGTGGGACTTCCTCATCTTGGAGGTCTCCCCTTTCTGCCCCCACCTCCAACTAAATCCCCACACTACCTTTTGCCTTCCCTGTTCACAGCCGGCTTTAAGATCCCAGATCTAGATTTACCCTGAAAACACTAAAATGATCAGAACCTGCCGCtcctttttttttggattatACCTTTCAGCGCAATGGGCTGCGGTTAATACCCATTCACGGTCCACCAGGACTCCCGCACAGCGGAATGAGAGGTCTTTGAAGAGCGAGACATGCCAAGGCTGAGAGCCCCGGGAGCACTGGGTAATCCTGGCCCTCGGGTCCTCCAATGCCTCCGggactggggaaactgaggttccaggAGCagctggaagagagagaggagtgagAAGTCCTGAGGGTGGAGGGCTGGGCCTAGGAAAGAGGAGGACGGAGAAGCAAGAAGCTATCCAAAGAAGGAGGGGAAATAGAAGAGAGGGTCTCGGAAAGAGTTGGGGGGAGATTGATGGGAGAGGGACAAGAAAGGGAATGGTACCAGACAGTAGGAGCGTAACTACAGCAGCAGCGAAGATATCTCTCTGGTCCGTAGAGCTTTCCATCCATTAGCTCTGGATTCTACCAGTGTTGTGAAGTAttaacttatatttttataaagctGTGAGGTTTGCCCAGTCCATTCTTACATCCCAACTACACGCTGGGGTGAGCAGTTCAGGTATAACCCCTCTGTTTTAAtaatgggtaaactgaggcagctaggttgaAGGACTTGAACAACCACGCTCAGCTAGTCATTATCCACGAGCTTATCTGACTCCAAAAGCCAGGACTCTCTACTTCGCACAGATGCAGATTATGAAAGGTGGAGTTGAGGGGAAGGGGTCAGCTTGCCGCTGGGAGGGGCTGCTGGAAACGGTTTAGAAGGAGAGAGTAAAGACTGGGGACAGAAATCATGGTAGGGCTGGATTTGGGGgcaggaaagatgagaaaagtgtGGGATGCGTGAGGGATGGAGAGGgaatgaggttaagtgatgtaTTAAGGGGAGGATGAATTCGAGGATGAGGTTCCAGGGGGAGGAGAGGTTGGGACTGGATTCAATATAGTGACAGGGTGGTTGTGATGGAAAGCCATCGCTGGGGAGCCCTGTCTCCTCTCCCACCCAGTCCGCTCATATCTTCCCTTACCCCTGCAGGAAGCAAGTATCAAGCACCACAGGGCGATGTGGATGGAACCTCGACTCCTCATTCTTGGAAGCTGTggttggagagggagaaagaggtcCTTTCCCATCTAGGAAGTCCAGTGACTCCCCCAGCTCTGCCCAGCCCAGCTCACTTCCAGAAACTGTAGAACCTCCCAGTCCCTGGCCCCACCTCCCACCCTAACCCGCTGATTAAACGGCCGCCCCATCAGATAACTCGCTAAGTGGGGCCCCCAGGCAGGATTGGAGAATACGCTAATTGTGgtaataacagcaataattaaaataataacagcCCCTTTTAGCATCTCCCTGGATATCCTAAAACCAAGCTTAGCAGATCTCTCCCCAGTTTCCACCGAGGGAGATTGGAGTCCAGAGAGAGGAAGTCTATTCTGGAAAGTCTGCAACAACTAGCCATTTCCCCCCACTTTCTCAGGGTCGGTTATGGTGGGTAGCTCTTCCCAGACGTCAGCCCAAGGGGTTTCCAATAGGAGGATCATAGAGagtgactttctcaaagtcataGAGTGAAACCAAGAAATTCAGTTACCCCCACCTCCATACCCACTGCTGCTCTTTGGCCCGGAGGGGCCCTgagcctcctcctcccccccaaccctgAGAAGGGAGAGCCCCCAGTCTTACCATGGGGTCATTGACAGTGTCTCAGGGAGTGTCTCTGGGTAGCTGGATCGCTGCCTAGTCCCGTATGGGCAATCAGGTCCTCTGCTCCTGGTCCTTAGTCCAAGACTCCTCTTTTAACCCCCAGCCTCCGGAAGCTGCCCTACCCAGCCCCTAGGGGATCAAGCCCCCACTACCCCACCCTTCCTAATTAGACTTTCTGGGTGGGGCTGGCACCAAGCCTGTTACCAGATTCCTGCCCAGGGAGAGgccctgatttaaaaaaaaaaaaattaaaaaggcttCTTGTGCCTTTGTATCCTCTGTTTTCTAACAAAGCACCTTTCCCTCCCACAAATGGGAGAGTTCACAATGACCACTTCCTCTAAGAAGTCCTCCAGGATTGAGAACAAGACAGCTTCAAGTCTACCAGTTGGGAGGGATGAGAGGCAACCCCTTCACCCCAGGGAAAGGGGCTGATGAAGCctgcccctttctccttctcaccCCTACCCAGGGGGTGTTTGTCTACTTGTGCAACTGAATATTTGTATGGCTGGTTAGGCATTAGAGAATGGCAGACCAGGAAGAGAATTACCAGGTGCTCTTCtccagagggaggagggaatacatagagaaagacaaaacaaaaaactagagTGACTGATGAATTCATAAATGAGGACCCCTGACAACCGAAGGAATCCTAACAAATcctgatttgttgttcagtcctgtcccactcttggtgaccccatttgggtttttcttgcagagatactggaggggtttgccatttccttcttcagctcattttacagatgaggaaactgagacaaacaggcttaggtgactggcccagggtcacacagctggtacttATCTGAGGTGAGGTCTTCCACACTGAAAGCCTAGCAGTCTAATCACTGCACCACACCTTATATGACCTAATCAGGATTTATGTGCTCAGAAGTCCCAGTAGTTTGCTTATATTGGTACATTTTCAAAAGGTTCCACTCTGGAATCAACTtcgataggaaaaaaaaaaaaacagttgaacTCACAACAACTGAGTGCCAACTAGAGACCATTTCTAACGGGAACAGAGCCAATTCTCCGGGATAAGTTGTTTATGCAGAGGTAGATCAAgattagggcaactaggtggtgcagtggctggATAATGCTCCAGGTCtgtaaaagacctgagttcaaatttgacctcagaccctcagaccctgggcaagtctcttcatcctgtttgcctcagtttcctcatctgtaaaatgagttggaagaagaaagggcaaattactccaatatctttgccaagacaaccccaaatagggtcacaaagagtcagacatgactgaacaataactgaCCAAGACTGGGACCCAGGATAGAGGGGAGGCAGATACAGGTCCCCTTGTATTCTTTTTGGAGGAGTTAGTTGACCATCACAGGGGTTTGTGTGTTATTAATAATGCCAGTAGTTAGCTGAGTGTGACTGTGGCAACTGTTCCTATTCACTGAGATCTGAGACTTGATGTCATGGCAAAGACACATTGAAGGTTAAAatgagaaaggaccttagaacacaatGTTCAGACCATCAGAGTTACAAGGGACCTTGCAATGCAAAATATAGAAAATCCGAGATAATCTAATAAGATACTTTCATTTTTAAGGGAAGGAAATTAAGGTCAAGACACATTCAATGATTCACTGAGGTTTATATAGTGACAAACTGCCCCCAAATTTTCCCAGTGCTCCAGGTTGCAAGGATGTGCCCTTCTGGAATGATCTTTGTTCAAAAGTTCTTTCTCAGCTTGaggttctaaggtcctttctagctcaaaTAGTATATATTAGAAGGGCCATCCCACCTCTACCATCTGCTCTCCCCCCTTTCAGCTACCTTTTGGATTGTATCATCAtattataagctcctcaaggacaggaactgaaattctttttcatatttgtatctccagcccttaccacagtgcctgacagataatagaagcttaataaatatttcttgactggTTATTCTTTGGAAGAACCCCCCAGCTCTgactgacatcccctgttctaagacctctcccagctctgatatcccctgttctaaggcccctctcagcCCTGACCTTGGCTGTTCTACATTTTGTACTTTTAGGATCATAATAGGAGAGAGGAGAAGTTGCCCCTATAAATAAGGGAACTTGGGAGCTGTATGGTCTGTGGTTTGTCAGTTTTTGTCGTCAGTATCTCCTAGGCTCTAAGAACCATGTTAGTCTGATAGGACTCCCTTCCCAAGCTGCCTGGGGTTCCTGGTTTTCCCATGTTCTGTGCCTAATAGGCCCCTCTTCTTAGCACCTGACTCTGGTAATTATTCACACTTATTAACCACTCCTGGGATCTGACCCAGCTGCCCATCTTCCTGGCACTGGGCTAGAGCTGTAGGCATCCAGGCCAGCAGCTCTGGCTTCTCTTCAGTCTGAACCCTGTGCCCAGCCGGCTGCCATAATGCCTTGAGGAGGACTCAAATCCTTCAGCCTTTGTTGGGGTCGCTCTTTACTGGTCTCAGGATCCCAGATCTAGAGCCCCAAGGGATCTCAAAAGCCCTGAGATCAATgggttcattctacagatgaaaacactgagacagaggaagggaaaggcaCTTACCCAAGATTGCCCGGGGGTACATGATAGAGATGGGATTTGGTCTCAGACTCTCTGGCCTCCAAGCTAGCATTCTTTCTGCTATCCCACGCTTCCTCCCCACCTTCCAATTCATTCCTCCTGTCTGATCCCTCTGACAATACAAGTGAGCAAAGGATCAAAAATGTCtgagttagaaaggactttaagGGGTTAactactctgtgtgtgtttgtccttcattgtggaagcccatgccattagagaaatgatgacatgacttgcacttgactttgttttcagtgagggagggctgtgcaggtcaccagcctcacttctcctccagagccatctcaatccagtgaccagatattcatcaggatgactggagatgacccaggatgaggcaattggggttaagtgacttgcccaaggtcacacagctagtgagtgtcaagtgtctgaggtgagatttgaactcaggtgctctatccattgcaccacttagctgccctggcTAACTAGTCTAGCCCATCTTTGAACAACCATCCCTTCTGCACATACCCAACAAGTAGTCATAATAACAGCCAACTTGTCCATGGAACTGCTCTCAGGTCTTCCTTAAtacttcttttctctaggctaaatatcccACTTTCCATCAGCTTACACCCAGTTCTAAAAGCACCTGAGTCCAGGTGCCCTTCCTGACACATTGGactttgagggcaagggctgtccTTTGCCCTTTGCttcatctccagcacttaacccagtgcctggcacataatcataataattatacatacatacatatatatacatatatatgtatgtatgtatgtgtgtatgtagaaacACTATattgatgtatgtgtgtatatatgtattatgtgtagaaacactatatatgtacaaatatgtgtgtgtatacatatatatattgtgtgtgtgtgtgtgtgtatttgactGATCAATTGACATGGCACCAAGAACCAGACCAGATGTGATTTGGTCAAGGTCAACTAATGTGGGAATAGAACTCTTATTTGGCTCACTATTCCTCCATTTAGATTTCCCCTACCTCTGACATCTCCTGTTCCCaggcccctcccaactctgacattctctgttctaagggtcttcccagctctgacgttCCCTAATCTGaggctctgacattctgggtccTAAGAGCACCCTTCCATCTGTCCTTTCCTTGTTCTAAACTCCCCTTATTTTAAGGAGACAGGGGCCCAAGTTACCTTTCCCTTGTAAGGAAATAAAATCACTGAATCTTAGAATTCCAGAGTTAGAActgaaaagacttcagagaacatCAGTTCTGACACCCCCTactccctcatttttatagaggCTTATATATGTCAGGTGCTCAAGAATATGAAGGTGGCAAAAGTCCACAACAGcattccaacccaggtcttcctgccttcacaTTGAGCTTTACCCACTAAGCCAGGATGCCTATCAGGTCACTGAGCTACTATTACCTTCCTGTGCAAGATGGGGGAGCCATGgatttgcattaaaaaaatgacCAAGGATTTTCGAGGGCCATTTATTGTGAATAAAGTAGACAAGAAGGGGAGGCATGCAGGATGGAGGTGGATGGAAATATTCTTTGGTTAGGGTTAATTGTCCTTGATGGTTTGTTGGACCCAATCCACATATTTGCAGACCTTAGTATAGACACCTGGCTTCCTGGTGACAGCACAGGGGTCTTGGCCCCAGGAAATGATGCCTTGAAGTGTTCCATTGCACACCAAAGGTCCCCCTGAATCACCCTGTGGGAAGAGACCAAGAAAGTTGATCTCAGGGAAACTGACCTAAGGATGAccatggggatggaggaagggatagGAATGAAGCGGGTAGGAAGGGTGTGGGAATGGGGATAGGAGTATGCAGTGGAATGGGGTGGGGAAAGCAAAAAGTTACGAATTGGGCTGATGTTTCCAGCAGACCTGGCAGGAGTCCTTGCCCGCCTCCTTGACACTGGCACACACCATGGTATCTGTGATATTCCCCGGATAGGCCCCTTCACACTCCCTGTGATCAATGATGGTTATGTTGGCACATCGAAGGGTATGGGGGAGAGTCACTGTGGAGGCAGAGAGGCTAGGCATGAGTCAAGCAGCCCTCTCTCACTAGGGCCCCTCCTACACTACACCGAACCCTCAGCAGTGTGCCTACATTCCCAAAGGGAATACATTTGTCTGGAGGATGGCTCCTGCCCTTTTTATGATGGGCATCTCCAGTTTGAGATATTTATCaatcttccttctttttatcACCTTCTTTCTCCACCAACCCTCCCCCAGTACTACCCTCACTGAAACCTTGAGGTGTCTTCCCATATCTCACCCCTTGTTTCTCCCCTATGCCTCATGTCTCCCTAGGTTTCCTTCTATGTGTTCCCTGGTTTGTCCATGTTGCTcatccctctgtctttctctgcttccccatgtgtctttttgtatcccctagTGACTTCTTGTCTCTGCATAGATCCCAGTGTCTCTACATATATGTCCCTAAtatctctcactgtctctccaCATGTCCCTGTGTCTCTGCATGTATCTCCCTAATATCTCTCATTGTCTCTGTGTCTCGGTATGCCCACTTGCACCACTAGCTATCTCCCCAGATATTTAAAGTCCACTCATTTCCCCTTTCAGGGTGTCCCCAACCCTCCAAGGACCCCTACACTGGGGGCTGGTGGTGGTTCCCCAGCCGGAGATGAGGCATTGGGAGCCAGGAGTGACGCAACGCTCAGTCAGGGGTAAGGGCTGAACCGCCCTCGTCAGCCTCACGGGGGCTTTCAGCTTCACCAGCATGATATCATTCCGATGGTCCTTGTTGGGGAGACTGCCATTGAAGTCTGGGTGGGGGATGGAGATGGTTGCCACCCTTCTCTGCTCACAGTTATCTGGCTGCTGAAGGTTATGCACCCCCAGGTGTGCCCAGTACTGGCTATgggtggagaggaggaaggaaaattggagaagatGAGATTAGCACTGGAGAGACAAAATTAGAAGGCATGGGGGTGGGAGAAGTGGGGTAGAATGGGAGCAAATggttagagctgagagagaggaacagagaagaaaggaaaggaagagggaaaagttaGAGAAGACccgagaatgagagagagaaaggaaagtatcagaggtgaggagggagacaaagaaatagtggaaggaaggagtaaaaaTGGAAAGACATAGTAAGCCTGAAGAAAAGATATTATTCCAAGGGAAATGGGCAGAATTGGAAAACTATAGGGCCATGAGTTCTGGAAAATACCAAAATTACAGGGATGGTTAATAAACACATAGAAAAAATAAGTCATCATCTCAAAAAACCAACACGGTTTTATCCCAAACCAGATCATACCATTCTAATCTTTGTGTGCAAGATACCAGCATAGGAAACCAAGGGAATGCTATCAATGTGGTTTACCTAGAGCTtggcaaagcatttaacaaagaaggagagaaatCTAGACTAGACAGTAACACAATTGGGTGACCTAAGAGCTGGTGAAGTGGAATCCTTACTGGCTCCATGTCACTTTGCAAGGAAGACCCAAGCAGATGACTCAAAACTAGGAAGGATGACCAGTACACTGGATGGCAGTATGAggatccaaaaaaaaatcttgataatcTAGAATCTTGGGCCAAATCTAATCAGGTGAAATTTAAGTGAGATAAGAGGAAAGTCTTACATCTATTCATACAATCAACCTCACAAGTACAAGACGAGGGGAGGGGCATAGTTGGAGAGCAATTTATCTGAACACGATCTGAGGGTCTTAGTGCACCACAAGCTCAGGATGAGTCAGCATGGGGATGGGACAGCCAAAAAAGCTGGTGTGATTTTTGGGGACTACCTTAAGAGAGACAAAGCTTTCAGCAATAGGAAGGTGCTAATCCCATTATTCTCTGCCCTAGTCAGACTTCATTATGTTTGATTCTGGGTGCCACAGTTTCAGGATACTCTTAAGCTAAATGATGTTTAGAGGAGAGAAATTAGAATGATAAAAGCTCTTGAGTCCATACCATGGTAAAGATCAGTTGAATGaaatggggaggagaagagagtgtaaagaggaaaggaaggagacatGACAGCTGTCTACATGTCTTTGAAGACTACAATGTAAGCAGGACAGACTTATTTTGTTTGCCTAAAGGCCAAACTAGGACCAATGGATAGAAGTCACAAAGAGCCAAATTTAGGTTCAAGGTCAGGGAAGACTCGCTCATATTAAAACTATCCCAAAGTGAGATGGGTAGCCTCGAGAGTATTGGGAGAGGAAGCTGTCAGGCAGAGGGAGCCTGAATGACCACATGCTGGGTAGGTTGTAACAGGGACCCTTTTTTAGGGATGGGTTGGActgaatgacttctaaggttcctttcagctctgaaattctatgatgcTGGTGAGGAAGAAATATGAAAGACTGAGTTATAGAGAATGACAAA
Proteins encoded:
- the KLK10 gene encoding kallikrein-10 produces the protein MLPRMRSRGSIHIALWCLILASCRAAPGTSVSPVPEALEDPRARITQCSRGSQPWHVSLFKDLSFRCAGVLVDREWVLTAAHCAESWLWAKLGDYHLLLPDGGEQLKISSVMIPHPKYKAGSGPSLPARTDEHDLLLMKLRRPAILGPRVQVLPLARSCAAPGTRCQAAGWGTTSQPRVKYSKSLSCSEVTVLSPKECSLSYPGVLTNNMVCAGLDNGQDACQSDSGGPLVCNGTLEGILSWGDYPCGSAHRPAVYTWICKYSSWIERIIRTH